In Nitrospirota bacterium, the following are encoded in one genomic region:
- a CDS encoding VWA domain-containing protein, producing the protein TKGWVNEAEKEALVLMCEALEALGDRYAIYGFSGMTRTRCDYYKIKAFEEGYTESVKKRIAGIAPKDYTRMGPPLRHSLTILKSVEARTKLLITLSDGKPEDWDAYKGDYGIEDTRRALIEAKEQGIHSFCITIDKEAHSYLPHLYGETNYIVIDDVRKLPNKITEIYRKLTT; encoded by the coding sequence ACGAAGGGGTGGGTGAACGAGGCGGAAAAGGAAGCGCTGGTGCTCATGTGCGAGGCCCTCGAGGCGCTCGGCGACCGCTACGCCATCTACGGCTTCTCCGGAATGACCAGGACCCGCTGCGACTATTATAAGATCAAGGCCTTCGAAGAGGGCTATACCGAGAGCGTGAAGAAGAGGATAGCGGGGATCGCGCCGAAGGACTACACGAGAATGGGGCCGCCTCTGAGGCATTCACTCACCATCCTGAAATCCGTCGAAGCACGGACAAAGCTCCTCATAACGCTCAGCGACGGAAAGCCCGAAGATTGGGACGCCTACAAAGGCGACTACGGCATCGAGGATACGAGACGGGCGCTGATCGAGGCGAAGGAGCAGGGCATACACTCGTTCTGCATCACCATCGACAAAGAGGCCCACTCCTACCTGCCGCACCTGTACGGCGAGACGAACTACATCGTCATCGACGATGTCCGCAAACTGCCGAACAAGATCACCGAGATCTACCGCAAGCTGACGACGTAG
- a CDS encoding BON domain-containing protein encodes MNARALPGSRQSSSLLHQVWLAVVLLAFPSLPSYAEEARIPDQSIKGAIERELLFDQAVPLPALGIRIVDGIVTLTGSVDTILAKDRAARIVRTIRGVRSVVNRIEVRPSPLRTDEMIKADIMAALVEDPAAESFEIGAAVDEGRVTLVGVVDSRQERQLAEQITKGVAGVRAVDNTIKIERKAKRTDREIEAEIEQTLRRDALVDGELIQVTVNKGNVALSGTVGSAAEKHRAVLRAWVAGVERVDASALQVARMPRDETLMGDKYDDLSDDEIRDAVHDALSLDPRVSPFAVTATVADGAVTLEGTVNNLKAKRAAAQDARNTTGVETVNNLIAVRRPQELSDSQIAGRVRNALQRDPSVSKHDVAVSVHDGVVRLSGTVDTLYEKAQADDVAARGRGVKEVENTLSVAHPEMPLVYDPYVNDWYVYDYEWYSYDQARTKSDEEIKRAIQGELWWSPFVDDDQVTVTVRNGIATLTGAVDSPAEKRAAVENAFEGGAVWVINSLLVAGGG; translated from the coding sequence ATGAACGCACGCGCTCTTCCGGGCTCCAGGCAATCCTCGTCACTGCTGCACCAGGTGTGGCTGGCAGTCGTCCTGCTCGCGTTCCCCTCTCTCCCCTCGTATGCCGAAGAGGCGCGTATTCCCGACCAGTCGATCAAAGGGGCGATAGAACGGGAGCTTCTTTTCGACCAGGCGGTTCCACTCCCCGCACTCGGCATCCGCATCGTCGATGGGATCGTCACGCTGACCGGCTCGGTCGACACTATCCTCGCCAAGGACCGCGCAGCCCGTATCGTCCGGACGATAAGGGGTGTCCGCTCGGTCGTCAACCGCATCGAAGTGAGACCGTCCCCCTTAAGGACGGATGAGATGATCAAGGCGGATATCATGGCGGCCCTGGTTGAAGACCCGGCGGCCGAATCGTTCGAGATCGGTGCTGCTGTCGATGAAGGGCGGGTGACTCTTGTGGGCGTCGTCGATTCGCGGCAGGAGAGGCAGCTCGCTGAGCAGATAACAAAAGGAGTTGCCGGCGTCCGGGCAGTAGACAACACTATAAAGATAGAGCGCAAGGCCAAGCGCACCGACCGCGAGATCGAGGCCGAGATCGAACAGACGCTCAGGCGGGACGCTCTCGTCGACGGCGAGCTCATTCAAGTAACCGTGAACAAGGGAAACGTGGCGCTCTCGGGCACGGTAGGCAGTGCAGCGGAAAAGCATCGCGCAGTCCTCAGGGCATGGGTTGCGGGAGTCGAGCGGGTCGATGCGTCCGCACTCCAGGTCGCCCGTATGCCCAGAGATGAAACGCTCATGGGGGACAAGTACGACGATCTTTCGGACGACGAGATCAGGGATGCCGTACACGATGCGCTCTCCCTCGACCCCCGCGTGAGCCCTTTTGCCGTGACTGCAACAGTGGCGGACGGCGCGGTTACGCTCGAAGGCACGGTAAACAACCTTAAGGCAAAACGCGCTGCAGCACAGGACGCCAGGAATACGACAGGCGTCGAGACGGTCAACAACCTTATCGCCGTACGCCGGCCGCAAGAGCTCAGCGACAGCCAGATTGCAGGGAGGGTGCGCAATGCCCTGCAGCGGGACCCCTCTGTGAGCAAACACGATGTGGCGGTGAGTGTACATGACGGGGTGGTCCGCCTTTCGGGGACCGTCGACACGCTCTACGAGAAGGCGCAGGCCGACGATGTTGCCGCGAGGGGCAGGGGGGTGAAAGAGGTCGAGAATACGCTCTCGGTCGCGCACCCAGAGATGCCGCTCGTCTATGACCCCTACGTGAATGACTGGTACGTGTATGACTATGAGTGGTACAGCTATGATCAGGCCAGAACAAAGAGCGATGAGGAAATAAAGAGAGCAATCCAGGGCGAGCTATGGTGGAGCCCTTTTGTCGATGACGACCAGGTGACCGTCACGGTCCGGAACGGCATCGCTACGCTCACCGGCGCCGTGGATTCCCCTGCCGAGAAGCGAGCGGCTGTAGAGAACGCCTTCGAAGGAGGCGCCGTATGGGTAATCAACAGTCTGCTGGTCGCCGGCGGCGGGTAA